A region of Reichenbachiella carrageenanivorans DNA encodes the following proteins:
- a CDS encoding transketolase: protein MDQYPDIEKLKSIASQVRRDIVRMVHGAQSGHPGGSLGCTDYLVALYFHIMKHDKGFNPDAQNEDVFFLSNGHISPVFYSVLARSGYFDVKELATFRKMGTRLQGHPATEEGLPGIRIASGSLGQGLSVAIGTALTKKLNGDTSTVFALMGDGELQEGQVWEAAMFAASNKVDNLIAAVDFNGQQIDGPTSEVNDMGDLKAKWEAFGWTVIEANGNQMEDIVSNLKLAKSLSKKEKPVLILMTTEMGAGVDFMEGTHKWHGIAPNDEDLEKALAQLEETLGDY, encoded by the coding sequence ATGGATCAATATCCAGATATAGAAAAATTAAAATCAATTGCAAGCCAAGTCCGACGTGACATCGTTCGTATGGTTCATGGCGCTCAGTCCGGTCATCCGGGTGGTTCTTTAGGCTGTACCGATTATTTGGTCGCCTTGTATTTTCACATCATGAAGCATGACAAGGGTTTCAATCCAGATGCACAAAACGAAGATGTCTTCTTTTTGTCTAATGGACACATCTCCCCTGTGTTTTATAGCGTATTGGCTCGTAGCGGATATTTCGATGTAAAGGAGCTGGCCACATTCAGAAAAATGGGCACTCGCCTACAAGGTCACCCTGCTACAGAAGAAGGATTGCCTGGCATCAGAATCGCCTCTGGCTCTTTGGGACAGGGATTGTCTGTAGCCATCGGCACAGCATTGACTAAGAAATTAAATGGAGACACTTCTACCGTATTTGCTCTAATGGGCGACGGCGAGTTGCAAGAAGGTCAAGTATGGGAAGCTGCCATGTTTGCCGCTAGCAACAAGGTAGACAATTTGATCGCTGCGGTTGACTTCAATGGCCAGCAAATCGACGGCCCTACCAGTGAAGTAAACGACATGGGCGATCTCAAAGCCAAGTGGGAAGCTTTTGGATGGACGGTCATCGAAGCCAACGGAAACCAAATGGAAGACATCGTTTCTAACTTGAAATTAGCCAAATCACTTTCTAAAAAAGAAAAGCCTGTTTTGATCCTAATGACTACAGAAATGGGTGCTGGAGTAGACTTCATGGAAGGCACTCACAAATGGCATGGCATAGCGCCAAACGACGAAGATCTAGAAAAGGCTTTGGCGCAATTGGAAGAAACTTTGGGTGATTACTAA
- a CDS encoding carboxy terminal-processing peptidase, producing MNLKELKKLLIVGWLGLLAFSSQAYVLKDSVTVLQPEQKHSMEIGLTMDILSRYHYLKIDMNDSLSAVIFDNYLSALDDNKAYFTKSDVDYFSKYKYRLDDDLKERNVDVAFQIFRIFRERAETRITYIQTLIDGGFDFSKEESIELSNDELPWAMSEAEINERWRKIIKSQALNLKLSGKDDDGIKETLTKRYQRYQKGINQYNSDDVFQFFMNAVAETYDPHTNYFSPISSENFNINMNLSLEGIGARLTQSMDYTVINEVIAGGPAFKSKQLHKDDKIIGVAQGDEEYVDVIGWRLQDVVQLIRGPKGSVVRLQYLKGDDEAIVNEVKIIREKINLEDESAKAEMIPISKGNKVYNLGVITIPNFYMNFEDARNGVPDYRSVSRDVQKLIADLQTKNVDGIMIDLRYNGGGALPEAINLTGLFIDKGPVVQVKHSNGEIDVQKNTNGGVFYDGPLAVLVNRFSASASEIFSAAIQDYHRGVIIGETTFGKGTVQQMAGFNRYYPNYPEKMGNLKFTLSKYYRVSGSSTQNIGVTPDVEFPSAFDASEFGESSRPNSLKWDQIISSYYKPTNNVNKDIVGHLNTLFQNDLKTDVDLKNLQKDIAKMKANQDRKELSLNLEERKQEQDKDTEESDKQKKLSESAGRIYQEYTTTEEDQEKLREDPYLKEGLRLLAELVK from the coding sequence ATGAATTTGAAGGAATTGAAGAAGTTATTAATAGTAGGATGGTTGGGATTGTTGGCCTTTTCATCACAAGCTTATGTGCTCAAGGATTCTGTTACGGTATTGCAGCCAGAACAAAAGCACTCGATGGAGATTGGACTGACTATGGATATTTTGAGTAGATATCATTATCTCAAAATTGATATGAACGACTCCCTCTCAGCAGTCATATTTGATAATTATCTATCAGCTTTGGATGATAACAAAGCCTATTTTACTAAGTCAGACGTTGATTATTTTTCAAAATATAAATATAGACTTGATGACGATCTCAAAGAAAGAAATGTAGATGTGGCATTTCAGATTTTTAGAATATTTAGAGAAAGAGCTGAAACCAGAATCACCTACATACAAACCTTGATAGACGGAGGGTTTGATTTTTCGAAAGAAGAATCTATAGAGCTATCGAACGATGAGTTGCCATGGGCCATGAGTGAGGCGGAAATCAATGAACGATGGAGGAAAATTATTAAAAGTCAGGCATTGAACCTTAAACTATCTGGCAAAGACGATGATGGCATAAAAGAAACACTGACTAAAAGATATCAACGCTACCAGAAAGGTATTAATCAGTATAACTCGGATGATGTCTTTCAATTTTTTATGAATGCGGTAGCAGAAACGTATGATCCACATACCAACTACTTTTCACCTATTTCTTCTGAGAATTTCAATATCAATATGAACCTTTCCCTAGAGGGAATAGGAGCGAGACTTACACAAAGTATGGATTATACGGTGATCAACGAAGTGATAGCTGGAGGACCTGCATTCAAAAGCAAGCAGTTGCATAAGGATGATAAAATTATCGGAGTCGCCCAAGGTGATGAAGAATATGTGGATGTGATCGGGTGGAGGTTGCAGGATGTAGTGCAGCTCATCCGTGGCCCCAAAGGTAGTGTGGTACGTTTGCAGTATCTAAAAGGCGATGACGAAGCCATCGTGAATGAAGTGAAAATTATTCGTGAAAAAATCAATTTAGAAGATGAATCGGCCAAAGCGGAGATGATTCCAATTTCTAAAGGCAACAAAGTCTATAATCTAGGAGTGATCACTATCCCCAATTTTTACATGAACTTCGAAGATGCTAGAAATGGTGTGCCAGACTATAGAAGTGTATCTAGAGATGTGCAAAAGTTGATAGCAGACCTGCAGACTAAAAATGTAGATGGGATCATGATTGACCTTCGTTATAATGGGGGGGGGGCTTTACCCGAAGCCATCAACCTTACGGGCTTGTTTATAGACAAAGGTCCAGTCGTGCAGGTAAAACATAGTAACGGGGAGATAGATGTACAAAAAAACACTAACGGAGGCGTTTTTTACGATGGCCCATTAGCTGTGCTGGTCAATAGATTTTCAGCATCAGCGTCTGAAATCTTCAGTGCCGCTATCCAAGATTATCATCGAGGAGTGATCATAGGTGAGACTACCTTTGGTAAAGGTACGGTACAGCAGATGGCGGGCTTCAATAGATATTATCCTAATTATCCAGAGAAAATGGGCAATTTGAAATTTACACTTTCTAAATACTATCGAGTATCAGGGAGCAGTACGCAAAATATTGGAGTAACCCCAGATGTGGAGTTTCCTTCTGCTTTCGATGCGTCTGAGTTTGGAGAGAGCTCAAGGCCTAATTCACTCAAGTGGGATCAGATAATTTCGTCTTATTACAAGCCAACTAATAATGTGAATAAAGATATTGTAGGGCATCTGAATACGCTTTTTCAAAATGACCTAAAAACAGATGTGGATTTAAAAAACCTACAAAAAGATATTGCCAAAATGAAGGCCAATCAGGATCGTAAAGAGCTATCGCTAAACCTCGAAGAGCGCAAACAGGAACAAGATAAAGACACAGAAGAGAGTGACAAACAAAAGAAATTGTCCGAATCTGCTGGTCGTATCTATCAGGAGTACACCACGACAGAAGAAGATCAAGAAAAACTGCGTGAAGATCCTTATTTAAAAGAAGGCTTGAGGTTGCTCGCCGAATTAGTTAAGTAA
- a CDS encoding alpha/beta hydrolase, giving the protein MNGSLVWIGVGVALSLLLLFNLCFTFLYERLLFQGDSLPDDYSFNFDFEYQEIRLQPAPNVQLHGLLLQAKQAKGVILYFHGNRGNLTRWGQIADEIRKTYTYDVLVMDYRGYGKSIGTRSEAMLYQDVLTTYDYAHDELGYDQVVIHGRSIGTTMATYLAAHRPAKQLILETPMTRLRAVIPLLNSLLIYKPSLKYELDSKARINQIKCPILIFHGTKDRVVSYELGLELYNEINSESKKIITISGGKHNNLDSFEIYQLAMRRILN; this is encoded by the coding sequence ATGAACGGGTCATTGGTTTGGATAGGAGTAGGAGTAGCATTAAGTCTACTGCTCCTATTCAACCTTTGCTTTACGTTTTTATATGAGCGTCTGTTGTTTCAAGGTGATTCGCTGCCAGATGATTATTCCTTTAATTTTGATTTTGAATACCAGGAAATTAGGCTCCAGCCAGCACCTAACGTGCAACTTCATGGGCTTTTGCTCCAAGCCAAACAGGCAAAAGGGGTTATTCTATATTTTCATGGCAATCGAGGCAACCTGACGCGGTGGGGGCAGATAGCAGACGAAATCAGAAAAACATATACATATGATGTGTTGGTGATGGACTATCGAGGGTATGGCAAGAGCATAGGAACCCGTAGTGAGGCTATGCTATATCAAGATGTACTTACCACCTATGACTATGCACATGACGAGTTGGGTTATGACCAAGTCGTGATTCATGGCCGATCGATTGGTACGACTATGGCTACTTACCTAGCGGCGCATAGGCCAGCTAAGCAACTGATTTTAGAGACACCTATGACACGTCTTCGAGCGGTGATACCACTGCTCAATAGTTTGTTGATTTATAAACCATCGCTGAAGTATGAGCTAGACTCCAAAGCCAGGATCAATCAAATTAAATGTCCGATTTTGATCTTTCATGGTACTAAAGATAGGGTTGTTTCTTACGAATTAGGACTTGAGTTGTATAATGAAATCAATAGTGAGAGTAAAAAAATTATAACAATTAGTGGCGGTAAGCATAATAATTTGGATAGTTTTGAGATTTATCAGCTAGCTATGAGACGAATTTTGAATTAA
- a CDS encoding DUF302 domain-containing protein, which yields MKKKILPLLISLCLGFVLHAQDVTVYNSPHNLDNTISKLYFSIDKNGFSYVNTQEYKVNQKNGGGAGFKGRIQVISFETSYIEQLAACEPTAMLDMPFKILVWQDGDDTFLAYTNASHLNGRYMIRGCNDVINGINKSLIRVVNDAIRTH from the coding sequence ATGAAGAAGAAAATATTACCTCTCCTAATATCCCTTTGTTTAGGGTTTGTACTACATGCTCAGGATGTCACTGTTTACAACAGCCCACACAACCTAGACAATACCATTTCCAAGCTTTATTTTAGTATCGATAAGAATGGGTTTTCTTATGTGAATACGCAGGAGTATAAGGTCAATCAAAAAAATGGAGGAGGGGCAGGATTCAAAGGACGAATTCAAGTCATTAGTTTTGAGACCTCTTATATAGAACAATTAGCAGCATGTGAACCCACAGCTATGCTAGACATGCCTTTTAAAATTCTCGTATGGCAAGACGGAGATGATACTTTTTTGGCATACACCAATGCGTCACATTTGAATGGTAGATATATGATTCGCGGTTGTAATGATGTGATTAATGGAATCAATAAGTCGCTCATTAGAGTGGTCAATGACGCTATCAGAACTCACTGA
- the holA gene encoding DNA polymerase III subunit delta produces MAVTYQDILSNLKNNQYAPVYFLQGEESYFIDEVIKYVEQHAMDEGMRSFNQVVIYGKDANIPDIINHAKGFPMMSERKVVIVKEAQEIAGFAKEENEKILISYLENPQPSTVLVFGYKYKTLDKRKKVGKTIDQKAVMMTATKFYDNQIPAWVESFVKSRKRTIDQKALQLIVENIGNNLTRIANEIDKMLINIGDEPKITAEHVYKNIGISKEYNVFELQKALTFKNVMKANEIITYFKSDPKSNPLIPIIANLFSFYNKILLLHHSKDKSDKHLASLLGVHPFFVKEYNMAARNYPLGKVVANIRYLKIADMKSKGIDYPSQPEGEILKELIFNLIH; encoded by the coding sequence GTGGCCGTTACCTATCAGGACATCCTCAGTAATCTTAAGAATAATCAATACGCACCTGTTTATTTTTTGCAGGGCGAAGAGTCTTATTTTATCGATGAGGTGATCAAGTATGTAGAACAGCATGCCATGGATGAAGGCATGCGTAGCTTCAATCAAGTGGTAATCTATGGCAAGGATGCCAATATACCAGATATTATCAATCACGCCAAGGGGTTTCCTATGATGTCCGAGCGCAAGGTAGTGATCGTGAAGGAAGCGCAAGAAATCGCCGGGTTTGCAAAAGAAGAAAATGAGAAGATACTGATTAGCTATCTCGAAAACCCCCAGCCCTCCACAGTTTTAGTCTTTGGCTATAAATATAAAACCCTCGACAAACGTAAAAAGGTAGGGAAAACCATCGATCAAAAAGCAGTGATGATGACTGCTACCAAGTTTTACGACAACCAGATACCTGCTTGGGTAGAGTCATTTGTGAAGTCGAGAAAGAGAACCATCGATCAAAAAGCCCTACAGTTGATTGTAGAGAATATTGGCAACAACCTGACTCGTATAGCCAATGAAATAGATAAAATGCTGATCAATATTGGGGATGAACCCAAGATTACGGCAGAGCATGTCTATAAGAATATTGGGATTAGTAAAGAGTACAATGTATTCGAATTACAGAAGGCGCTCACGTTTAAGAATGTGATGAAAGCCAATGAGATTATTACTTACTTCAAATCTGACCCTAAATCGAACCCACTTATCCCGATCATTGCCAATTTGTTTTCTTTTTATAATAAGATTTTGTTACTGCATCATTCTAAAGACAAATCGGACAAGCATTTGGCATCTTTGTTGGGAGTGCATCCGTTTTTTGTGAAAGAGTATAATATGGCAGCAAGAAACTACCCGCTTGGAAAAGTGGTAGCCAATATACGTTACCTGAAGATTGCTGATATGAAGTCTAAAGGAATAGATTACCCAAGTCAGCCAGAAGGAGAAATCCTGAAAGAATTGATTTTTAATCTAATCCATTAA
- a CDS encoding tetratricopeptide repeat protein, giving the protein MLTFSLSTVAQPIIDLQMRFNHSKDLYQRGAYKAARAEFTHLLKEPYLAEASYFLASSAIRAEQSDGEQLMTAFVKNYPFHNYAQNAYLDIADFYFGKGEYEKALTSYNKSDGYLSNEMIFKKGYCEFNLEKNEQALKTFKKLDGTFSTYQNDAAYFRGYIYHSRGDFKTSYVFLKEAFESEKYRKPAMELYASTLYQNGEYKELIQLVDAELTPVDNGVVLNFLADSQYALEKYRSAAANYKDLFKSYGKHRNERNYFRAGYSSFKIENKDDAIEYLKRSAVADDSVGAYASYYLGVIYTQNNNLPFAITSFQNTAKYPTVIKEDALYHQAKCLMELPNFQGAIEVLNTYREAYNPGRFSVEVKEMLGTAYAQTNDYDLAIQHIEGLERLTPQLKHTYQRVSFLKGVALFNDKKFSLAAEIFQKSLIHDEEPNITQQTYYWMGEAQSLLDQQEEALFYYKSVSRGPSHEVYMKALYGQAYASYNLKDYTNAARAFKQFETAYTSDINEKYMADVLLRMGDCQFALKEYQRGIDYYLKAEKAGNKNKDHLYFQIGLLNRYLDNDLKAKQYFTKLVKELPESSKADDAYFQMAQIDFEEGNNKKAMEAFRLFMVKYPNSNFIPFALLSQAVAFDNEGQSQSSVSNYKEILDRFPRHQTANSALLGLQDKNTQGKFDDFDEYLRKYKQANPNSEALENIEFETARANYYSQKYELAIRGFEDFIKAYPKSSLIPESQYLIGDAYYRREQFDKSLVFFKKLEDQKDFSKHAKVLYRLASIESLMGNLDKSNAYYYQLGAVSTSSRNIINVHSGLMENHFEASEYDSAIYYGDALLNNPRVGVLVSAQANLIIGKSQYENDNLDKALENLLPLVNNSPDERGAEAYYYISKIYYDQAKYDRALESLFILTNNFQNYEIWRSKAYLLMADIYIETNELFQAKATLNSLIANATLEEIIAVAKVKLQQIENTIDSNE; this is encoded by the coding sequence ATGCTGACCTTTAGCCTTAGTACAGTGGCTCAGCCCATCATAGATTTGCAGATGAGGTTCAATCACTCCAAGGATCTCTATCAAAGAGGAGCTTATAAAGCAGCTAGAGCTGAATTTACTCATTTGCTGAAGGAGCCTTATCTCGCGGAGGCGAGCTATTTTTTAGCTTCTAGTGCTATTAGAGCAGAGCAGTCGGATGGGGAACAGTTGATGACTGCTTTTGTGAAAAACTACCCTTTTCATAACTATGCGCAAAATGCCTATCTAGACATTGCAGATTTTTACTTTGGAAAAGGCGAATATGAAAAAGCACTAACTAGCTATAACAAATCAGACGGTTATCTGTCTAATGAGATGATATTCAAAAAGGGCTATTGCGAATTTAACCTTGAGAAGAACGAACAAGCCTTGAAAACCTTCAAAAAACTAGACGGAACATTTTCTACCTATCAAAATGATGCGGCTTATTTTAGGGGGTATATCTATCATAGCCGTGGGGATTTCAAAACCTCTTATGTATTTCTGAAAGAAGCATTTGAGTCTGAGAAATATCGTAAACCAGCGATGGAACTGTATGCCAGTACGCTTTATCAAAATGGAGAATACAAAGAGCTGATACAGTTGGTAGATGCCGAACTGACACCAGTAGACAACGGCGTGGTGCTCAATTTCCTGGCCGATTCACAATATGCATTGGAGAAGTATCGGTCGGCAGCAGCCAACTATAAGGATCTTTTTAAATCTTATGGTAAGCACAGAAACGAAAGGAACTATTTTAGAGCAGGCTACAGTAGTTTCAAAATTGAAAACAAGGACGATGCCATTGAATACTTGAAAAGATCTGCAGTAGCCGACGATAGTGTGGGCGCATATGCATCCTACTATTTAGGTGTGATCTATACCCAAAACAACAACCTGCCATTCGCCATTACCTCATTTCAAAATACTGCCAAATATCCTACAGTTATCAAGGAAGATGCCTTGTATCATCAAGCCAAATGCTTGATGGAGTTGCCAAATTTTCAAGGTGCTATAGAAGTGCTCAATACTTACCGTGAGGCCTACAACCCAGGAAGATTTTCGGTAGAAGTAAAGGAAATGTTAGGTACGGCTTATGCTCAAACCAATGATTACGACTTAGCGATTCAGCATATCGAAGGGCTAGAAAGACTCACACCACAGCTGAAGCATACTTACCAAAGGGTGTCTTTTCTCAAAGGAGTGGCTTTGTTCAATGACAAAAAATTTAGTCTGGCTGCTGAGATATTTCAGAAGTCGCTCATACATGACGAAGAACCAAATATTACGCAGCAAACATACTACTGGATGGGAGAGGCACAGTCGTTGCTGGATCAGCAGGAGGAAGCGTTGTTCTATTACAAAAGTGTGAGTAGAGGCCCTAGTCATGAAGTGTATATGAAGGCTTTGTATGGACAGGCATATGCTAGCTACAACTTGAAAGATTATACCAATGCCGCTCGTGCTTTTAAACAATTCGAAACGGCCTATACGAGCGATATCAATGAGAAATACATGGCTGATGTCTTATTGAGAATGGGAGATTGTCAGTTTGCACTGAAAGAATATCAGCGAGGTATCGATTACTATCTGAAAGCAGAAAAAGCAGGTAACAAGAATAAAGACCACCTTTATTTTCAAATAGGGTTGCTCAATAGATACCTAGACAATGATCTCAAGGCTAAGCAGTATTTTACCAAGTTAGTAAAAGAATTACCAGAGTCTTCTAAGGCGGATGACGCCTATTTTCAAATGGCACAGATAGACTTTGAAGAAGGCAACAACAAAAAAGCCATGGAAGCTTTTCGTTTGTTTATGGTCAAATACCCAAATAGCAATTTCATACCGTTTGCGTTGCTTAGTCAAGCAGTGGCCTTCGACAACGAAGGGCAATCACAGTCTAGTGTGTCCAACTACAAAGAGATCCTAGATCGATTTCCTAGACACCAGACAGCCAATAGTGCATTGCTTGGTTTGCAAGACAAAAACACACAAGGCAAATTTGATGATTTCGATGAATACTTGAGGAAATATAAACAAGCAAACCCGAATAGCGAAGCCTTAGAAAATATTGAATTTGAGACAGCTAGAGCTAATTATTATAGCCAGAAGTATGAGCTGGCCATTAGGGGATTCGAGGATTTTATCAAAGCATATCCTAAGAGTTCGTTGATTCCTGAGTCGCAATATTTGATTGGAGATGCGTATTACAGAAGAGAGCAGTTCGACAAGTCTTTGGTGTTTTTTAAAAAATTAGAAGATCAAAAGGACTTCTCTAAACATGCCAAGGTGTTGTATCGTTTGGCTTCTATAGAAAGCCTCATGGGGAATTTGGATAAAAGTAATGCTTACTATTATCAGTTGGGAGCGGTATCTACCTCTTCTAGAAATATCATCAATGTACACAGTGGATTGATGGAAAATCATTTTGAGGCCAGCGAATACGACTCTGCTATTTATTACGGTGATGCGCTCTTGAATAACCCGCGAGTGGGGGTGCTAGTGAGTGCACAGGCCAATTTGATTATTGGAAAATCTCAATATGAAAATGATAATTTAGATAAAGCACTGGAAAACCTTTTGCCGTTGGTGAATAATTCGCCAGACGAAAGAGGAGCCGAGGCTTACTATTATATCAGTAAAATTTATTACGATCAAGCCAAGTATGATCGGGCATTGGAAAGTCTTTTCATCTTGACCAATAATTTTCAAAACTATGAAATATGGCGAAGCAAAGCCTACCTCCTTATGGCCGATATATACATCGAAACCAACGAATTGTTTCAAGCCAAGGCTACACTTAATTCACTCATAGCGAATGCTACTTTAGAAGAAATAATAGCTGTAGCGAAGGTGAAACTCCAGCAGATTGAAAATACGATTGACTCAAACGAATAA